The proteins below come from a single Sphaerochaeta sp. genomic window:
- a CDS encoding alpha/beta hydrolase, protein MKRIIRPIILLFLVLLVCWNLFLPGYREPYTSVLAAPDESRCFSPKCRSIIKTGGNDKAILMIHGFPSTPYLYTFFADHFFQEGYDVYAPLLPGFGTDPKDLERTSFNQWYGYIRSYYLKLRKQYGTVIIMGHSMGGALAIKLAEEFQETDQRPDALVSISAVVSYRKLSRLFVRTLAAIKPSYGTFTQSHQDRDDGQEEWTGYGGIFPRAGLSLIANLPQIRKGIPSLTVPFYAVQDKGDKTVPFSSLKTIEKLQQSERFQVWEMDMGKRSHTRHNLPMYRSVQKELASSISLFLRDL, encoded by the coding sequence ATGAAACGAATCATCCGCCCCATCATTCTTCTCTTCCTTGTCCTGCTGGTCTGCTGGAACCTCTTTCTCCCCGGCTACCGGGAGCCATACACCTCCGTCCTCGCCGCGCCGGATGAGTCACGTTGTTTCAGCCCGAAGTGCCGGTCCATCATCAAAACAGGGGGCAACGACAAGGCGATTTTGATGATCCACGGCTTTCCTTCCACCCCATATCTCTACACCTTCTTCGCCGACCACTTTTTCCAGGAAGGATACGATGTGTACGCCCCGCTTCTTCCCGGCTTCGGCACCGATCCCAAAGATCTGGAACGCACCTCGTTCAACCAATGGTACGGATACATCCGTTCGTACTATCTGAAACTGCGCAAGCAATATGGTACGGTGATCATCATGGGCCACTCCATGGGCGGGGCGTTGGCCATCAAGCTGGCAGAGGAATTCCAAGAAACGGACCAACGTCCTGATGCCTTGGTGTCCATCTCCGCCGTGGTCTCCTACCGGAAGCTCAGCAGGCTGTTCGTCCGCACGTTGGCCGCCATCAAGCCATCCTATGGGACGTTCACCCAAAGCCACCAGGATCGGGACGACGGCCAGGAAGAATGGACGGGATACGGAGGGATATTCCCGCGCGCCGGTCTTTCCTTGATCGCCAATCTTCCCCAGATCCGGAAAGGTATTCCTTCCCTCACCGTCCCGTTCTACGCCGTACAGGACAAAGGGGACAAGACGGTGCCGTTCTCCAGCCTGAAAACCATCGAGAAACTGCAGCAGAGCGAGCGTTTCCAGGTCTGGGAAATGGACATGGGCAAGCGTTCCCACACCCGCCACAACCTGCCGATGTACCGCTCCGTCCAAAAAGAGCTCGCCTCCTCCATTTCTTTGTTCCTCCGTGACCTGTAA
- a CDS encoding dCMP deaminase family protein — translation MMKKRTDYLSWDEYFMGVAVLSSLRSKDPNTQVGACIVNQDKKIVGVGYNGFPIGCDDDMLPWDREGTWLETKYPYVCHAELNAILNSNGGNLKGCTIYVALFPCNECAKAIIQAGIKTVIYLSDKYKDSDNTIASKRMFDEAGVTYRHLDCPHKQVTLDLA, via the coding sequence ATGATGAAGAAACGGACGGATTATCTCAGCTGGGACGAATACTTCATGGGAGTGGCCGTGCTCTCCTCCCTGCGGAGCAAGGACCCCAACACCCAGGTCGGAGCCTGCATCGTCAACCAGGACAAGAAGATCGTCGGAGTCGGATACAATGGGTTCCCCATCGGTTGTGACGACGACATGCTTCCCTGGGACCGGGAAGGAACCTGGCTGGAGACCAAGTACCCGTACGTCTGCCACGCCGAGCTGAACGCCATTCTGAACTCCAACGGCGGCAACCTGAAGGGATGCACCATCTACGTCGCCCTGTTTCCCTGCAACGAATGCGCCAAGGCGATCATCCAGGCAGGCATCAAGACGGTGATCTACCTCTCAGACAAGTACAAGGACAGCGATAACACCATCGCGTCCAAACGGATGTTCGATGAAGCCGGGGTGACCTACCGGCATCTGGACTGCCCGCACAAACAGGTCACGCTGGACCTGGCATGA
- the xdh gene encoding selenium-dependent xanthine dehydrogenase, protein MRFKVNGNDISYDGPDMKLLPYLRDHLRLTGAKDGCSEGACGACTVIVQGKATKSCVMSLSRLEGKEIITIEGLTDREKAVYGFCFAECGAVQCGYCTPGMIMSIKALLDANPSPTEAEVRKAVFGNICRCTGYQKIIEAALMSARYLREDIPVTTQVEIPAVDERFRRVDAVSKALGIGIFTNDLMLPGMVYAKAVRSAHPRAKILSIDTTEAKRHPDCVAVFTASDVPENMLGHLVHDWPVMIPVGGITAYIGDAIALIVSKTEAALAEILPLVKVEYEVLTPVLTPEEALKPDAPLVHPTGNVLDTEHIARGNADEALATCAHVVHNVFHTPYTEHAFMEPECAVAQPEGDGVLVYTSGQSVYDEQREISRMLKLPAEKVHCHSMLVGGGFGGKEDMSVQHHAALCAYLTGLPVKMRLTRQESINVHPKRHPMDIDLTVGCDAEGHLVAMKETIISNTGAYASLGGPVLQRACTHAAGPYNYHNIDILGRAVYTNNVPAGAFRGFGVTQSCFAIETAINLLADQVGMDYWEFRMLNAIKPGDVLPNGQITGEDVGIRECLLAVKDAYYKNGRTGIACAMKNSGLGVGVPDWGRCILSVEGGKIHVRTSAACMGQGVGTVTVQIAGQTIPGLTEDDFVVEAPDTRRTPDSGTSTASRQTLFCGEATRRAAVQLRDALEGKTLKDLEGQEFLGEYLGQTDPITSDKPHPVSHIGYSYSAQVVELDEQGKVAKVTAACDVGTVINQQAVTGQIEGGIVMGLGYALTEHFPVKDGVPQVKYGTLGLLRATQVPPMEIITVHGEGTLPLAYGAKGVGELCTIPAAPACQCAYWRRDQKFRTSLPLEDTAY, encoded by the coding sequence ATGCGTTTCAAGGTGAACGGCAACGACATCTCCTATGACGGCCCGGACATGAAGCTGCTCCCCTATCTGCGGGATCATCTTCGTCTGACCGGCGCGAAGGACGGTTGCAGTGAAGGCGCCTGTGGGGCCTGCACCGTCATCGTCCAGGGAAAAGCCACCAAATCCTGCGTGATGTCCCTTTCACGTCTGGAAGGGAAAGAGATCATCACCATCGAAGGGCTGACCGATCGGGAAAAAGCGGTGTACGGCTTCTGTTTCGCCGAATGCGGCGCCGTTCAGTGCGGGTATTGCACCCCGGGAATGATCATGTCCATCAAAGCGTTGCTGGACGCCAATCCATCCCCCACCGAAGCGGAAGTCCGCAAGGCGGTCTTCGGCAATATCTGCCGGTGTACCGGCTACCAGAAAATCATTGAAGCGGCGTTGATGAGCGCACGCTACCTCAGGGAGGACATCCCGGTGACAACCCAGGTGGAGATCCCCGCCGTGGACGAGCGGTTCCGCAGGGTGGATGCCGTTTCCAAGGCACTGGGTATCGGCATCTTCACCAATGACCTCATGTTGCCGGGGATGGTGTACGCCAAAGCGGTGCGCAGCGCCCACCCCCGGGCGAAGATCCTTTCCATTGACACCACGGAAGCCAAACGTCACCCGGATTGCGTCGCCGTCTTCACCGCTTCTGATGTGCCGGAAAACATGCTGGGGCACCTGGTCCATGACTGGCCGGTGATGATCCCCGTCGGCGGCATCACCGCATACATCGGGGACGCCATCGCGCTCATCGTCTCCAAGACGGAAGCGGCGCTTGCCGAAATCCTTCCGTTGGTGAAGGTGGAGTACGAGGTTCTCACTCCTGTCCTCACCCCGGAAGAAGCCCTCAAACCGGATGCGCCGCTGGTACATCCGACCGGCAACGTCCTGGACACGGAACACATCGCTCGCGGGAACGCCGATGAGGCGTTGGCCACCTGCGCACACGTAGTCCACAACGTCTTCCACACTCCGTACACGGAACACGCCTTCATGGAACCGGAGTGCGCCGTCGCCCAACCGGAAGGCGATGGAGTACTGGTGTACACCTCAGGCCAGAGCGTCTATGACGAGCAGCGGGAGATATCCCGGATGCTGAAACTGCCTGCGGAGAAGGTCCACTGCCACAGCATGCTGGTCGGTGGAGGGTTCGGGGGCAAGGAAGACATGAGCGTGCAGCATCACGCGGCGCTGTGCGCGTACCTGACCGGACTTCCGGTAAAGATGCGGTTGACCCGGCAGGAGAGCATCAACGTCCACCCCAAACGGCACCCGATGGATATTGATCTCACCGTGGGTTGTGACGCAGAGGGACATCTGGTGGCGATGAAGGAGACGATCATCTCCAACACCGGTGCGTACGCGTCGCTGGGAGGCCCGGTGTTGCAGCGGGCATGCACCCACGCCGCCGGACCGTACAACTACCACAACATCGACATTCTGGGCCGGGCGGTCTACACCAACAACGTCCCGGCTGGAGCGTTCCGGGGATTTGGCGTCACCCAGAGTTGCTTCGCCATTGAGACGGCCATCAACCTGCTGGCCGACCAGGTGGGGATGGACTACTGGGAGTTCCGGATGCTCAACGCCATCAAACCGGGAGATGTGTTGCCCAACGGCCAGATCACCGGGGAAGACGTGGGGATCCGGGAGTGTCTTCTGGCGGTGAAGGATGCCTATTACAAGAATGGACGCACCGGGATCGCCTGCGCCATGAAGAACAGCGGACTGGGCGTCGGCGTCCCGGACTGGGGACGGTGCATCCTCTCCGTCGAAGGGGGGAAGATCCACGTACGCACCTCGGCGGCCTGCATGGGCCAGGGGGTGGGCACGGTGACCGTCCAGATCGCAGGCCAGACCATCCCGGGGCTGACGGAAGACGACTTTGTCGTCGAAGCTCCGGATACCCGACGGACACCGGATTCCGGAACCAGCACGGCCAGCCGGCAGACGTTATTCTGCGGAGAGGCGACCCGACGGGCCGCCGTCCAGCTTCGTGACGCACTGGAAGGAAAGACGCTGAAGGATCTGGAAGGACAGGAATTCCTCGGGGAATACCTTGGACAAACCGATCCCATCACCAGCGACAAACCTCACCCGGTCAGCCACATCGGCTACAGCTACAGCGCCCAAGTGGTGGAACTGGATGAACAGGGAAAAGTCGCGAAGGTCACGGCGGCGTGTGACGTCGGTACGGTGATCAACCAACAGGCCGTCACCGGACAGATCGAAGGGGGCATCGTCATGGGCTTGGGATACGCCCTGACGGAACATTTCCCCGTCAAGGACGGCGTGCCGCAGGTCAAGTACGGAACGCTGGGGCTGCTCCGGGCCACCCAGGTGCCGCCGATGGAGATCATCACCGTCCATGGGGAAGGAACCCTTCCTCTGGCCTACGGAGCGAAAGGCGTCGGGGAACTGTGCACCATTCCGGCGGCTCCGGCATGCCAATGCGCCTATTGGCGGCGGGACCAGAAGTTCCGCACTTCCCTTCCCCTGGAAGACACCGCTTATTGA
- a CDS encoding PfkB family carbohydrate kinase, translating to MILVVCLNPTFQRTLLFWDFHYGEVNRAKEARLDASGKGANVTRVLTQMGVPATLLTHLGGSRVEEMKRLYAEDGLSVISVDGGSEMRTCTTILTPEATTELVEEPSPVAKEADGRVREAFFHALPSADALIITGTRTPGYSRRLYADMVREAKAQGKLVVLDLKGDDLLLCLEEKPDVIKPNLSEFARTFWNKSIPEGGDDEPLKREAEDGMRRLYRLYHTSTILSRGSKDIWYWDMGFKTLSVPKAKTVNTIGCGDALAASFTAHLANGATFEEALQAATETARANAETIRPGSIQ from the coding sequence ATGATTCTCGTCGTCTGCCTCAATCCGACGTTCCAACGTACGTTGTTGTTCTGGGATTTCCACTATGGGGAAGTCAACCGGGCCAAGGAAGCGCGGCTGGACGCCTCCGGCAAAGGGGCCAACGTCACCCGGGTCCTGACGCAGATGGGCGTTCCCGCCACCCTGCTCACCCACCTGGGAGGTTCCCGGGTTGAGGAGATGAAGCGGCTGTACGCCGAAGACGGACTGTCCGTCATCTCGGTGGATGGGGGAAGTGAGATGAGGACCTGCACCACCATCCTCACCCCGGAGGCAACCACCGAACTGGTGGAGGAGCCATCCCCGGTGGCGAAGGAAGCGGATGGGAGAGTCCGGGAGGCGTTCTTCCACGCCCTCCCCTCTGCCGATGCCCTCATCATCACCGGCACCCGGACTCCGGGATACAGCCGGCGGTTGTACGCCGACATGGTCCGGGAAGCGAAGGCACAGGGGAAGCTGGTGGTGCTTGACCTGAAGGGTGACGACCTCCTTCTTTGTCTGGAAGAGAAGCCTGATGTCATCAAACCAAACCTGTCCGAATTCGCCCGGACATTCTGGAACAAAAGCATTCCGGAAGGGGGCGATGACGAACCGTTGAAGCGTGAGGCGGAGGATGGGATGCGCCGGCTGTACCGGCTGTATCACACGTCCACCATCCTCTCACGGGGAAGCAAGGATATCTGGTACTGGGACATGGGGTTCAAGACGCTTTCCGTACCCAAGGCAAAGACGGTCAACACCATCGGGTGCGGAGACGCACTGGCGGCGTCATTCACCGCCCACCTTGCAAACGGAGCAACGTTCGAGGAAGCGCTTCAAGCGGCAACAGAGACGGCCCGCGCCAACGCCGAGACGATCCGTCCGGGATCGATCCAGTAA
- a CDS encoding alpha/beta hydrolase — protein sequence MYESLRARYKQVFVLGLSMGGTITLRIGETYSGTDKAPDGLVSISAPVCYNSLHDRVVASPFVFVGRIVSVFFPVIGIPRNVSGKPNGEDGNEDWTGYHGMFARQGITLIYHLKPIRRDLKKITVPLLAIQDKKDKTVPPKNLDIISRENGSNHFKRIQTDMEKHHHTYHCLPMYHSIQHYVADQIAAFLKEISQ from the coding sequence GTGTACGAGAGTCTCCGCGCCCGCTACAAGCAGGTGTTCGTCCTGGGCCTTTCCATGGGAGGGACCATCACCCTGAGGATCGGCGAGACATACAGCGGAACGGACAAGGCTCCGGACGGTCTGGTCTCCATCTCCGCTCCGGTCTGCTACAACAGCCTGCATGACCGGGTGGTGGCAAGCCCGTTCGTCTTTGTCGGACGGATCGTCTCCGTGTTTTTCCCGGTCATCGGCATTCCACGGAACGTCAGCGGGAAACCAAATGGGGAAGACGGCAACGAGGACTGGACGGGATACCATGGGATGTTCGCCCGGCAAGGCATCACGTTGATCTACCACCTCAAGCCGATCAGGCGGGACCTGAAGAAGATCACCGTGCCGCTTCTGGCCATCCAGGACAAGAAGGACAAGACGGTGCCTCCGAAGAACCTGGACATCATTTCCCGGGAGAACGGCAGCAATCATTTCAAACGGATCCAAACGGATATGGAGAAGCACCACCATACGTATCACTGCCTCCCCATGTACCATTCCATACAACACTACGTGGCGGATCAAATCGCCGCGTTTCTCAAGGAGATTTCACAATGA
- a CDS encoding sodium ion-translocating decarboxylase subunit beta, whose amino-acid sequence MIGEAFGKLWESTGLYGFLGFAGSDFGWGNAVMICVGLLLIYLAIKKGFEPLLLIPIGFGCILSNIPQAYISGIDPTNTSGIGAAGFIKVLFDSGINTGLFPILIFMGVGAMTDFGPLIANPKTLLLGAAAQLGIFAALIGALLLSFIPGIHFSLHDAASIGIIGGADGPTAIYVTTRLAPNLLGPIAVAAYSYMALVPIIQPPIMKALTTPEERKIKMEQLRPVSKLEKICFPLTVLLVNAILLPSATPLMGSLMFGNLLNESGVTKRLSDTAQNALMNTVTIFLGLSVGSKMEASHFLTLNTLGILLLGMIAFSLGTAGGVLLGKLMNKLDPKHPTNPLIGSAGVSAVPMAARVSSKVGQEADPQNFLLMHAMGPNVAGVIGSAVAAGVMLAIVPFMEQL is encoded by the coding sequence ATGATTGGAGAAGCATTTGGTAAGTTGTGGGAGTCAACCGGTCTGTATGGATTCTTAGGCTTTGCCGGCAGCGATTTTGGCTGGGGCAATGCCGTGATGATCTGTGTGGGCCTGTTGCTGATCTACTTGGCCATCAAGAAAGGATTCGAGCCATTGCTCCTGATCCCGATCGGGTTTGGCTGTATCCTGTCCAATATTCCGCAGGCCTACATCTCTGGGATTGATCCGACAAACACCAGTGGGATCGGAGCCGCGGGATTCATCAAAGTGTTGTTCGACAGCGGCATCAACACCGGTCTGTTCCCCATCCTGATCTTCATGGGTGTCGGAGCGATGACCGATTTCGGACCGCTTATCGCCAACCCGAAAACGTTGCTCCTTGGAGCTGCCGCGCAGCTGGGAATCTTCGCCGCCTTGATCGGAGCGTTGCTGCTCTCGTTCATTCCGGGGATTCATTTCTCGTTGCATGACGCCGCGTCCATCGGCATCATCGGAGGCGCGGATGGTCCTACGGCCATTTACGTGACGACACGACTGGCACCGAACCTTCTGGGTCCGATCGCCGTCGCGGCGTACAGCTACATGGCTCTGGTACCGATCATCCAGCCGCCGATCATGAAAGCGCTCACCACGCCGGAAGAGCGGAAGATCAAAATGGAACAGCTTCGCCCGGTTTCCAAACTGGAGAAGATCTGCTTCCCGTTGACCGTACTGTTGGTCAACGCCATTTTGCTCCCGTCCGCCACCCCGCTGATGGGTTCGCTTATGTTCGGCAACCTGCTCAATGAAAGCGGCGTCACCAAGCGTCTGTCCGATACGGCGCAGAACGCGTTGATGAACACGGTGACCATCTTCCTCGGACTCTCCGTTGGATCGAAGATGGAGGCCAGCCACTTCCTGACGCTGAACACGCTGGGCATTCTGCTCCTCGGCATGATCGCCTTCTCTCTGGGCACGGCCGGTGGTGTACTGCTGGGCAAGCTGATGAACAAGCTCGACCCGAAGCACCCGACCAACCCGTTGATCGGTTCGGCGGGAGTCTCCGCCGTTCCGATGGCGGCCCGTGTCTCCAGCAAGGTAGGCCAGGAAGCCGATCCGCAGAACTTCCTGCTGATGCACGCCATGGGACCGAACGTGGCAGGTGTCATTGGTTCCGCCGTTGCAGCCGGTGTCATGTTGGCCATCGTGCCCTTCATGGAACAGCTGTAA